TGTAGGAAACGGCCGTCACGCCGTCCCCCGACGCGATGTCGTCGGTCAGGACCGTGACGACCCATTCGTCGGTCAACTTCTGATCGGGCGACAGGCCGACCGTCGGGACGACGCGGAGCGTGTGCCACGCACGCCCGCTGGGGGAATTGGGTTCGGGGCGGCCGATCATAATGCGGTCCGGCGACCGGGCCGGGGCCGGTTTCGGCGGTGCCTGCTGTCGTGGTGGGGCGGCGTTGACCACCCAGTCGACCGCGGTCCCGATCACGAAGGTGAGTACGAGTGGGGCATACCGACGCATGTGCGGTCCCCGGACGAAGGGGAGAGAACGAAACGTCGCGAGTTTACCCACGAGCGGGTTCGGCGTGACAGGTCGATTCTTGAGGTGCGACGGTGAGAAGGTGATGGGAGCGTTCGAGCAGGTCGGATGAACAGGAACGGAGCGGTCGCGAACCACACCCACCTGTTGCAGTAGATCACTTCGCCGGTCAAGCCTGGACATTACGGACGTGCCGACCACCAGCAGTCATTGCCGAGAATCTGTTGATGAACAATTTTGCCTAGGGTATAACAGTCAGCAATTAGTTCAGGTTATGCCGCCAAATGGCAACGCCCGAGGATCTTATGGACCAACCGGCTGTTTGGATCGCCGTCGGGGTTGGGCTCGTTGCGGTCTTCGGCGTCGCCATCTATCTCCTGCGACACCACGCACGCGTAAGAGGGGGCGTTAAGGGGCCATTTGGGTTTGCTGCCGAGGTCGAGGCCGACAACCCTAACCCCGGAGGAAGCATAAACATGAAAGGGGTGACCACGAGGCGGGGTAGCGTTGTTGCGGCGACCGAGCCGGGCGGGACGATCGGAATGGAGAACATAGACGCCTCACTCGATGTGAAGGCTCGGACGGACGGTGGTGCGGCAAAAAAATGACCGCCCCCGGTGGGGTTAATCATCCCGTCGGGGAGTCTCATGTTACCCTCGAGCACGTTACAGCAGGGCAACACGTCTTTGCGGTTCAGGGCGATCTCCACCTGACCACCATGTCGGCTGCGGATGTGGCCGACACGGTGGAGGTACAAGCGGTTGACCCTTCCACCCGGGTGTGGGAGCCGGCCATCCTCAGTACCCTTCAGCCGGCACAGCACTTCGCTGGCCGTGAGGGCATTCTCGACGACCTCTCCAAGTGGGCCAAGCGGGTTCGAGTCCAAGACCGGGTCGTCGCTCTGGTAGCTGTTGGTGGAACGGGCAAGACGGCCGTGGCAGAGCGGATCCTCCGTGCTCTTCCGAAGAATCGCAAGGCCGGCGTGTTCGTCTGGAGCTTCTACGAGAAACCACAGACGGAGGCGTTCCTCCGAGCCACGTGTGATTACTTCTGCGGTACCACACCAGTCACATCGGGCGGACTGCTCGCTCACCTCCAGCAAGGGCTCCGGGCAGCCGAACTGCCTCACCTTTTGATCCTCGACGGGTTGGAGTTGGTCCAAGCAACCGGGATGACTGGAAAGGCATTGGGAGAACTCGAAGACCCACTACTGAAGCAACTACTTCGGTGGCTTGCGTCGGGCCACGGTGGACGGGCAAGAGTGCTCGTTACCAGTCGGTTCCCACTCTCAGATCTCTCCGACTGGGAGGGCCAAGGATATCGCTCGATCCTTCTCGTAGACCTCGAACCGGCAGCCGCACGATCACTCCTACAGAGGCGGGGAGTCAAGGGCGACGACCAGGCCCTCAATGCCTTGGCTGAGAGCGTCCACCGACACGCCCTGACGGTCGATGTCCTCGGTTTGTACCTTAACCGGTTCGGCGGTGGCGATCCTAACAATGCCCCCCAGTTCGATCTCTCAACGCTGAAAAGCGATCAGAAGGGGGCGCGGTTGACGAGAGTGCTGGAGAGTTATGCCGACAAACTACCACCGGGAGAGCGTGACCTATTGGCCCGGTTGTCGCTATTCCCTCGCGGGGTCACCGTCGAGTACCTCAGGTTCATCATCGGAGCGGGCCACCACGTCGCAGGTGCCTTATCCGACTACGGGCCGGTCCAGTTGCTTGGTATGCTGGGGGATCTTCACGATCTCGGGCTGGCGTTCCGCTCAGAGCGGCAAGGAGGGAAGCACGTACTCGGCCCACCCATTTCTACGAGACTTTTTCCGCTCCCTCCTCGGCACAACTAAGCCCGAAGATGTCCACGAGGCGGTCCGCGGCCTACTGGCACTCGGATTGGAGAGTCGGCCTGGGGCGATCCCCTCTAACCCTGCGACCCGAGACAAATACGAGCAGCTAATCGAGGCCACACACTTGGCCGGGAGGCCGGCCGATGCAGCGGAATTGTACGCAACATCGCTCGGAGGCGTTTACGTACTGTCTCTCCAAATTGGCGAGAGCTCACGGGGGCTGAGAGTTGTATCCGGCTTACTGTCTGCTGGCCCTCCGCCGGCTACCGCGTTCGACAGGGCCGGTCTACTAGAAGATCAGGGTTTTTACGCATACATACTGGGCAACCTGATACTCAGCCGCCAAGCTTACGAAGAATCGGCAGCTCTATTCCGCTCGATTGGAAACCTGTCGAAGCTCGCGAACGTCCTCCGGCTGTGGGCCGACCTCGAACGGACGGTCGGCCACTTAACCCGGTCGCGGGAGCTGGCGGAAGAATCTCTGAATATTGTTAATTCATTAAATCAAGATTATTCGCAGATTTTCGCTCACTCGTGTCTGGCTTCGACCCTGGTCTGTTTGGGAGAGACTCAGCTCGCGCGAGATCACTTTCAGAAGGCTACCGAGCTCGAGCGTCATGAATTGTTTTCTGGTCGCGGGTTCAGTGAAGCCGAATTGAAATACTTCACAGGCGATGTCGCGGGAGCGCGTCGCCAGACTCTGAACAATCGTGTAATGAGCGAAGAGAGGCGGGTCGAGAGGGATATGGCGTTATGCGACAGCTTGCTCGGTCTCTTGACGCTGCACGATTCGGGAGATTTGGCAACCGCGGGCCGACACCTCGATTCGGCCCGAGCATACGCAACACGGTCCGGCCACTTGGAAGTTCAACTACGGTGCCACATACTCGCAGGTCGCATTGAGGCGGCCCAGGAGGCTCTGACTGCTGCTAAGGCCGAGTTCCAGGCCGGAATCGACTTGGCAGACTCGTGTGAGTTCAAACGTTTGGGGGCGGATCTTCGACTGGAGTTTGCCGCGGTCGGCATAAGGATGGGGGAGCTAAACGAGGTAATCGCTATTGCCTCCTCCGTCCTGAACTGGTCGGAGTGCGTTGATCATCAATATGAGTGGGGGGCAGCAGATGCCCTCCACCTCCTTGGGGTGGCCAATGCTCGCCTTGGACAGATCGAAGACGCTAGGACTTACCTCGCTAGCGCTGTCACGAGGCGAATTGGTCTCGGGCACCGTGGCGTCGCCGAGACTAAATCTATGCTCCAAGGGCTCGCGTAGGAACCTGTCCGAAAGCTACGGCTTTCCGGTAGTTCAATACCCGAGTGGCAACGGTCGTCGAGTCCACCCACACATATACACTGGCGATCTTTTTCCGAGGATCGCCCTTCCGAACGCACAGGATCAGTCGCTCCGACTCGAACTCACGGAGCCACCTGGAAATGGTTCCCTGACTCACGCCCGCGAGCACACCGGCTTGGGTGCCGCTGAGTAGGAACTGCCCGCCCCACGCCCGGCCCGCCAGTTCGTAGCACAGCGTGGCCAACCGCCACTTTGTGTCGAGGTGCCGCAAGCCCTGAATTGATTGCGTGAACTCTGGGAGCGTCTCAACACCGAGTCGCTCCCAGATCTCCACGAGCTTCGGCGGGAGCGGTTTATTGTTTTGCGGGTTCATCACAGGCCGGCCTCGCGTGGTGAAAAGTGGTCGCGCGACCACTTTTAGGGGTACACGGTCGGGTTTCCGCCCAGGATGCCGCCGGTGATGGCCCCCAGGTTCGGCGTCGACAGGCCACCGGGAGCCAGTCCGTTCCCGGGAATAGAAACTGGAGGGCGTGTCCCACTGCCAAACGGGTCCGTGGGTTGCTGCCCGACGAGTAAGCCATCGCCCGTAAGCGGGTTCTGTCCACCCGCCTGACCCGCGGGCCAAAGGATATCGTCGGAGAAGTTCCGGGCCGTACTCAGTGACACGTCTTGGAGCAGCGGCGTGAGGAACGGCGGGATCGCGGCCGAAACTGAAACCGCGGACGGGTCGATAACGCCATAACTGTAATGCCCGCCGACCTTGTGAACGGCCGTCACGCCGTCCGGGGATAACTCGACGTTCGAGAGCGTCACGGCCGCGTTTAGTGCAACGAAGTTGGTGTCCCTCGACTCGAACGTGGGGAGCACCGGCGGGGCACCGGTTCGCATCGCCACCCAATCGACTTCGAGCGTCATCTGCCCGCCGTGTACGGTCACGGCCTTGGCCTTGCCCCCGTTCGGACCGACGCCCGTACCGGGCATCATCTTCGTGCCCGTCTCAAAGGCGTAGGACGAAGTGATTTCGTAAGTGTCGTAAGGGGCACGGTCGATGTACGCCGTGGCTCCGCGGGCCGCAGGGCGTGCGCACTATGAACGGCTGACGGTGTAGGGTTTTATGTCTACACCGAGGGCATCTGGAGGATATCCAATGCCCCTCGCGCTGACCACGGTGTTTGCGGACCTGCCCGACCCACGGATCGAGACTGCCAACAAGTTGCACCCGCTGACGGACATCCTGGTGATCGCGACGTGCGCGGTGATCGCTGGGGCCGACGGGTGGGAGGAGATCGCCGAGTACGGACAGAGCAAGGAGGACTTCTTTCGACGGTTCCTCGAACTGCCCAACGGGGTGCCGAGCCACGATACATTCGAGCGCGTGTTCGCCAAACTCGATCCCGATGCGTTCGCCGACCGGTTCGGGCGCGGGATGCGCGCGTTGTGCGAATCGACGGGGTTGGTCCACATCGCGGTCGACGGGAAGAGCGCACGGCGTTCGGCCCAAGGCACGTTCACCGGGTGCCTGCACTTGGTCAGCGCATGGGCCACCGAGAGCCGCCTGATCCTGGGCCAGCGGTCGGTGCCCGAGGGCGGGCACGAGATCACCACGGTGCCCGACCTGTTGGCCGCGCTGAACCTGAACGGCGCGGTGGTGACGCTGGACGCGGCCGGGTGTCAGAAGGCCACGGTCGAGCAGATCCGCCAGCAGGGTGGGGACTATGTGGTGCGCGTGAAGGGGAACCAGAAGGGGCTGCACGACGCCGTGGCCGACGTGTTCGACCGCGCCGGGGGCGCGGAGCTCGCGGGGTGCGACATGGCGGGCGAGGCGGGGGTGGGGCACGGGCGCGAGGAAGAGCGGTACGTGACTGTGGTCCAAGACCCCGAGGGCTTGCCGGGCGGGTGGACCGATGTCGGCGCGGTCGCACTGGTGTGTCGGGAGCGCCGGGCCAAAGGCCAGAAGAGCGAAGGCACGGGGCACTACTACATCACCAGCTTGCGCGTGCGCGCGGCGGTGTTGGCGGGTTACATCCGGAACCATTGGGGCATCGAGAATGGGCTGCATTGGGTGTTGGACGTGGCGTTCCGTGAGGACGATAGCCGCGCCCGCACCGGACACGCGGCAGCGAATCTGGGGATGCTCCGGCGCGTGGCCGTGTCCCTGTTGACGCGCACCAAGGTCAAAGGCAGTATCAAAACCCGGCGCATGAAGGCCGGGTGGGATGACAACTACCTACTGCAAGTTATCCAAGGAATTACAGCCTAATAAAGTGCGCACGCCCTGCCGCGGGCCGAGAGTGTGGTTTCGCCGATGTTGAGCGAGAACCCCTGAGCGAGTTCGGCAGCTGCGACCATCTCAGCGTTGGGCTGTTGCCCGCCTTTTTCGGACCGCAATTCGGTCACGATCACTTCGGCCCGGGCACACGGATCTTTGAACGCCGCGGCCACCAACGCCGTGAGTCGTTTGCGGATCGGCGGGGCAAGCCCCGGGCGTCCCTCCTGAATGCCGGGCATCTCTCCGACGGTGGGCATCACGGCTGGGCCGGGCGGCTTCCCGATCGCTGCGGCCACCGCTCCGACTGCCGCTCCCACGAGTCCGGCCCCGAACCCACCCCCGACCGGGGACAGATTCGCCTGCATCCCGACCTGCACAGACGGGGACATTAGGTCTTCACTGAACGTACCCCAGACCATCGGGAGCCCGTTCTCGAACCCTTCGCTCCGGAGCTTCGAGTAGCACATCGACAACGCGACGTTAAACAGGTCTTTCCGGCTCGTCCCCTTCTGACCGGTAAGCGACAGCTCGATCTGTCCGGTCCGCCGGAACCCGGGCTTGGCGCAGTGGACCGTGAACCGCCCATTCGCTTTCAAGGCCGGGAACGGGGGCATATACGCCTGCTCCATATCGTCGAACTCGAACGCCAGTTCGGTCCAGTTCGGATGAAGCGTGTACTTGGCAGACTGGCGTTTGTAGTCGCTGAGAATCGGTGGCGTGACCTGATCGCGGAAGTTGTCCGCGGACTGGAGCAAATCGCCCCGCACGACAAGCTTCCCGTGCGTTTGGATGTGCGAGTAGTTCAACTCGTCGAACGTTTCACTCTGCTCCCAACGCAGGCTCACAACCGGATCAGTTAGTGGGTTGTCTCCGCAGTCGTAGGTCGAAACCTTGTAGCCCACATCAACGAAGAACGTCCCGGGGTTGATCTCCGTGATCGTGGCCGGCTGAATCGGGGTCGGTCCCAAGTCCGCATCGGGCCGGCCGTCGGTGGGTTGCCACTGAATGATCGTGGAACCGTTGACACCGTAGTAAAGCGGGCGTCGCGGCATATTCAGCATGTGGCGGATATCGGCGAGCAACAAGGCCGAGTCCGTGGGGATCACTGTTTGGACAGACGCGATCCCTCGTGCCCGAATCGTGCTCGTATTGCACACCACGTCCATCCCCGACACGGGATCGCGTTTGGTGTCAAACTGCACCGTAGCGGACTTGAGGAGGTGGAACCGGATGCCGTTGTAGGTGAGAGTGCTCATTACCATCATGGTACGCGATCGATCGCGTACCATGATGGTAATGAGCATGCGACCAAAAGTGGTCGCGCGACCACTTTCTGGGGCGGTCACAATGGCGATCGACGGGTACACGGTCAACGGTGCGGCCCGCGTTCAGGTCGGCACGGGCAGTGCAGGTGCTCTGGAGTTGCTCGGGTACACCGATCGCGGCGTGCAGATCGACATCCAGGAGCTGACCAAGGACATCATCACGGACATCTCCGGGGAAGCCCCGCAGGACGTGCAGTCGATGGGGATGATGGCCCGCATCGTGGCCAACCTGATCGCGATGGATCGTACCGTGTTCAAGAAGCTGCAAGGGCGTGGGGATCGAACCACACCCGGGTTGGTGAACACGGCCGGTCTGGTACTCGGGGGATCCGGTAACTACCTGTTCCGCGTCGGCATCGAGTCCCCGTTCGACGAACCGTGGTCATTCAACAAGTGCTTCGTCCGCCCCGGGTACGGCACCACGCTCGCGTCCGCTGCGAACCCGTTCCGCATCGAGTTCCAGGCGATCCCGTGGGCTGCCGCCACCGCCGTGACGAACAAAGACACGCCCCTCTGGACCCGATCCCTTTCCTGACCCCCGAGTCTTCTAATGCTCAACTGGCTCAAAAAGCGGTGGGTACGTACCCACCGCTCGATCTACCGTTTCCACGACGGCACCAAGACACGGTACGCAGACCCGCTCGTTATTGCGAGGGAGATCGAGAGCAAGTGCCCGCAATACGCGGACCTGTTCGGGCTGCTCGTGGACGATCACAGTTTCGCGGGCGATTCCGGGCCGGTGGTAGACGATCTGCGTCGCCAGCAGAAAGAGGCGCTGGCCACGCTCGTGAAAGTATCACGTGAGGTGTTCGGCGTTTCGACCTCACCCGATCCGCTTATGGGCCACGTGCTCACCGAAGCGGCGAGTTTCAAGCTCCTCGGGGACTGGCTCGTGTGGATGAGCACTGCCGCGGAGGACGCCCGCCCTTTCTTGAACTGGCCGTCTCGGGCCTCACCTTTGACGCCGCCCGACTCCCCTACCGACTCGTCTGCGGACTCTGGTTCCATCGAGACGACGTAGAGCGGCGTGAGGAAAAACGGGCGAACCGGATCGCCGGCCGAATTGCGGCCGAAATCGCACAGGCACTCTGAGGTGACGACGTGGACGCAACTCTCGATGATGTGCTGGACGAACTGAAGAAACAGGTGAAACTGGCCACGATCGCCAACACGATCGCGTCCGGCACGCAGTTGCTCATGACGAAGGCTTTGCCCGCGGGACTGATGGCTGGCCCGGGTACACAAACCGCCGCACCGAAGCCACCGGCCGGGATGCCGCTCCATCCGCCCGGTGTGCCCGGAACCGGGCACCCTCAGCAACACAACTCCCAGCAGCAACAGAATCAACAGGGCGGTCAAGCCCAGCAGAACTCTAACACCAAGAAGAATCGTCGTGGCAAGAAGTCGTCCCAGAGCTTCTGGAGTCGCGTGCGGGGCGGGATCGCAAACAAGGTCAAGAGCGGGCGACTCGGGCGGGCGTACAGCGGTGGGCAGAAGGGCGTCGGCTCGTTCCTCGGCGGCAAAGGTCCGACCGGGATGAAGGGGCTCGGCGGCATGTCAGGAGCTGCGGCCCGTGTCGCCGGCCCGGTCGCAGTGGTAGCGGGCGTGGTGCAGGGGTTGAACGAGTTCCGTAAGGCCGTGGTGCAGGCGACCGACGAGCAACTCGCGGCGGCCCGGAAGCTCCGCGATGTGAGCGGCCATATGGACTTGATCTTCGCCCAGAGCGACATCAAGGACGCGATGCGAGGCATGCGGCAGGGGCAAGCCCAGGCTCAAAGTACCGCACGACTAGCGGACTCGGAACAACGCCGCAAGGACTCGATGGAGCCACTTGAGAACGCTGTCACGAACATTAAGAACGACCTACTTGCAAAGCTGAACGACGCGATCCTTCCGGCGATCGAAGTCTGTGCGGACATTGCCAAGTTCATCGAGCGAAACTGGCCTTGGTCGGTTAAAGAAGAAGAGAAGAAGAAGGAGCCACTCGGCTTGGCCGGTAGCATGCAAGCCGCCGAAGCGGAAGCGGCCCGAATCACTGCCGAAGGGCGACGGCTCATGGATCGCGCCAGAGCCGCAAGTGGAACATCTCGTCCGGGTGGACGACTGCCTTAACACTTCAAAACGTAGTGGGTGGGAAGTACGATCTCAGGAGCGAGCCAGACGATACTGAGCCCTTGACTCGTGGGTTCACTCAATCAGAGTCGATGCAATTTGCGATTCGAGTGCCTCGCCCGTAGCCGGTCACGCTCTTATGGCGTGAGGCCAACCTTCCCCGGACCGCTACAATCACGTCGACGACATTAACTCGGTCGACCCTCCGATTGCGTGATGTTTCTTAAGGGGAGCTGTATGCAACGCCCGTACTTCTTGCGACCACCAGTGTTCCATCCCCGCTGGCTACTATCGGCTGTCGCTGCGGTGCTGGTCGTGAGCTCCCTGCACGCCGCGCCACCCGCGTTCAATGCCGCGGAAGCCCGGAAAAGTGTCGTGTACATCAAGCGTATCACTCCGGGCTTGGGACCGGCGGTGGGGTCTGGTTTTCTCGTCAGTCACGACGGCCTGATCTTCACCAACCGGCATGTGGCCCTACCGTCCGATGAGGGGATCAAGGGGTCGATCACCCTGGTCGGTGTTCCTTCCGTCAAAGATCCTGATGTACTCGACTACTTTCGAGCCGAAACCGTTTACACACCGGAGAAAAAGGAAAACCTGGACTTCGCGGTTCTCAAGATCGAAGCCCGCAAGGACGGGCCGAAGTTCCGGCCACTGCCGCTCTCCTACGACAAGCTCGACCTCGGGAGCGATGTGGCCGTTCTCGGATACCCATACGTCCAGGAGAATCAGCCCAACTTGTCGTTCAACAAGGGCAGTATCTCGGCTACCCGTGTTCGGATCGGGGACCGGTCGTTCTACCAGACGGACGCCGCCATCAATCCCGGCAACTCGGGCGGGCCGCTTCTGAACAAGAACGGGGAGGCGGTCGGGGTCGTCACATTCAAGAAGGGGAACGCCAACAACATCGGCTTCGCTTTAAACCTCGGTGAGGTCAAGGCCGCGGCGGAGCAAGCCGAGAAAAAGGCTGCGAGCGTAAAGCCCGTACCCGGGCCACTCGATCCCGCCGCCCTACCGGTCGTCGCCAGCATTGCGCCCAAGAAGGACAACTGGGACGCGACCACCGGTGAGTTACGCGAGCACAAGGGGGCACTCGTCCTGGACAACAATGGAGGCCCTTACTGGATCACGAGCAAGGAACCATTGCCCCAAAATTTCCAGCTGGTTGTTCAGTGCCGCATCGAGTTTCTGAAGGGGAACCAGCAGCTCCAACCTTCGCAGCGATCCATTTTGCGAACCCTCTGTGTCCGCTTCGACAGCCCGGACACTAAGACGATGATCCTGGAACGCAAGGGCAGCCTCGTGGAGTTCAGCCACGAACTGCTGATCCTCTCTAAGGAGGGTGCGGGCGATACGGTCAAGGTCGAACGGAAGGGGAACTCCGAGGAGCCGTTCGTTCTGGTAATTACCAAGGTGGGCGGCGACTACACGATCGCCGTGGACGGCGAGATCCTGCTGAAGTATCACGACGACAAGCCACTGAAAGGGGGACACAAGTTCTGCTTGGGTGGCTTCCTTTCGCGTCTCTACGTTGGCGACGTCTCAGTCATCAAGTTGGAAGCCACGCCCGCAAAAGCAGGCGGAGAGCCGTCGCCCTCCAAGCCGGACAAGCAGTCGAGCCCCGATCCCAAGGGGCCGAGATCGATGTGAAATCGCCCGAGCTACCAGGGGTCACGCCCGAACTTGATAGGGCATCTCGGGGACGTCGATTTAAAGCAGTTCCGCCCACCCGAAGTACGGGCATGGTCAAAATGGCCGTGCCCGTACTTCGGGTGGGCGTAGCATTTAGTTCTTCAGAGTGTTCCGGATCTTTTTGGTTGTGCCCCTCGCTTCGGAGGTCGAGTCGAACGACCCGATCGCGAACCGGCCAACTGTGAAGCCGTCGTCGATTGCGCCCGCTGCCTCTTCAGCCCGTGCCGAGTCTTTGCACAAATACACCACAACTCGCGTTCCCGCCCGACCATCACCGATCCAAAAATGTGCGGCCGGGCGATCCGGGCGATCGATCACACTCGCGGTCGCGAACTCGACCGGCACGCCCTGCTGACGCAAATATGCAG
This region of Gemmata massiliana genomic DNA includes:
- a CDS encoding P-loop NTPase family protein, producing the protein MTAPGGVNHPVGESHVTLEHVTAGQHVFAVQGDLHLTTMSAADVADTVEVQAVDPSTRVWEPAILSTLQPAQHFAGREGILDDLSKWAKRVRVQDRVVALVAVGGTGKTAVAERILRALPKNRKAGVFVWSFYEKPQTEAFLRATCDYFCGTTPVTSGGLLAHLQQGLRAAELPHLLILDGLELVQATGMTGKALGELEDPLLKQLLRWLASGHGGRARVLVTSRFPLSDLSDWEGQGYRSILLVDLEPAAARSLLQRRGVKGDDQALNALAESVHRHALTVDVLGLYLNRFGGGDPNNAPQFDLSTLKSDQKGARLTRVLESYADKLPPGERDLLARLSLFPRGVTVEYLRFIIGAGHHVAGALSDYGPVQLLGMLGDLHDLGLAFRSERQGGKHVLGPPISTRLFPLPPRHN
- a CDS encoding cyclic nucleotide-binding domain-containing protein, with the translated sequence MMNPQNNKPLPPKLVEIWERLGVETLPEFTQSIQGLRHLDTKWRLATLCYELAGRAWGGQFLLSGTQAGVLAGVSQGTISRWLREFESERLILCVRKGDPRKKIASVYVWVDSTTVATRVLNYRKAVAFGQVPTRALGA
- a CDS encoding ISAs1 family transposase, whose product is MPLALTTVFADLPDPRIETANKLHPLTDILVIATCAVIAGADGWEEIAEYGQSKEDFFRRFLELPNGVPSHDTFERVFAKLDPDAFADRFGRGMRALCESTGLVHIAVDGKSARRSAQGTFTGCLHLVSAWATESRLILGQRSVPEGGHEITTVPDLLAALNLNGAVVTLDAAGCQKATVEQIRQQGGDYVVRVKGNQKGLHDAVADVFDRAGGAELAGCDMAGEAGVGHGREEERYVTVVQDPEGLPGGWTDVGAVALVCRERRAKGQKSEGTGHYYITSLRVRAAVLAGYIRNHWGIENGLHWVLDVAFREDDSRARTGHAAANLGMLRRVAVSLLTRTKVKGSIKTRRMKAGWDDNYLLQVIQGITA
- a CDS encoding S1C family serine protease, which encodes MSSLHAAPPAFNAAEARKSVVYIKRITPGLGPAVGSGFLVSHDGLIFTNRHVALPSDEGIKGSITLVGVPSVKDPDVLDYFRAETVYTPEKKENLDFAVLKIEARKDGPKFRPLPLSYDKLDLGSDVAVLGYPYVQENQPNLSFNKGSISATRVRIGDRSFYQTDAAINPGNSGGPLLNKNGEAVGVVTFKKGNANNIGFALNLGEVKAAAEQAEKKAASVKPVPGPLDPAALPVVASIAPKKDNWDATTGELREHKGALVLDNNGGPYWITSKEPLPQNFQLVVQCRIEFLKGNQQLQPSQRSILRTLCVRFDSPDTKTMILERKGSLVEFSHELLILSKEGAGDTVKVERKGNSEEPFVLVITKVGGDYTIAVDGEILLKYHDDKPLKGGHKFCLGGFLSRLYVGDVSVIKLEATPAKAGGEPSPSKPDKQSSPDPKGPRSM